CTGCTTCAACAGCAGACGGGGCCGCCTGATAAGTCAGGCGGCCCCGTCCGGGAGGTCCTTCAGCTCACCAGCCGCGCGAACGCCACTCGCCGAGCTTGGGGCGCTCGGCTCCGAGCGTGGAATCATCCCCGTGACCGGGGTAGAACCAGGTGTCATCGGGTAGTTCACCGAAGACCCGAGCCTCCAAGTCGTCCATCAGGCTCTTGAAGTCCTCCGGGCTTGTTGTCCGTCCAGGACCGCCCGGGAACAGCGAGTCGCCCGTGAACAGGTGCGGGTGGCCGGTGGGGTCGCGGTAGAGCAGGGCGATCGAGCCCGGGGTGTGGCCGCGCAGGTGGACGACGGTCAGGGGCACTTCGCCGACGTGCACCGCGTCGCCGTGCTCCACGAACACGTCCGGCGGGATGGGGAGGACGTGGGCGTCCGCCGCGTGCGCGATCGTGTTCGAGCCGTTGGCGCCCGCCACGGCGCCCAGCGCGCCCCAGTGGTCGGCGTGCTGATGGGTGGTCACCACCGTCTTCAGCCTCGGGCGGTGCACCGAGTGGCCGACCACGTCCGACAGGCGTTCCGGGTCGGCGGCCGCGTCGATCAGCAGGCCCTCGTTCGTCGCGCGGCACACCAGCAGGTACGCGTTGTTGTCCATCGGCCCGACCGAGACCTTCGTGATGGTCAGCGCGTCCAGGGTGCGCCGTGCTGCCGGTCCGCCCGGCGATACATGCCCCGTGTAGTCCTCTAGTACGTCCACAATGGCCGACGGTAGCCGACCGGGCACCCTTCAGGACGCGCACAGGCCGACCCCCTAGGGTCTGGAACGCTCGTCGCTTCCTCTCCGATCTCGTCCGATTAGGGTCCTTCCGCCTCGTGCCTGCCAACCGCCGGATCAACTGGGACGTCCTGCGCACCCTGGCCGTGCTGTGCGTGCTCCTCCAGCACGCCACCCACGCCGGGCCGTCCGTCCACTCCGAACTCGCCCGACCGGCCTTCGCCTTCAGCCTGGAGTTCGGCGCCAGCGCGCTCGTGGTGATCTCCGCGTTCTTCGCCTGCGCCTCGCTGTCCAAGGGCGCGCCCGGCCGGTTCCTGCGCAACCGCCTCGCCCGCCTGCTCCCTCCTTACGTGGTCGCCGCCACCTGCACCTACCTCGTGCTGGTCCACCTCGCGCCGGACGGCTGGAGCGGGCTCGAACCGCGCGACCTCGTCTTCAACGTCCTCATGCTGCAGAACTGGCTCCCCGGCGTCCGCCTGGTCGACTTCTCCTACTGGACCCTCCCGGTGCAGGTCACGGGCTTCGTCGCGGGCGCGCTGCTGGCGTCCAGGGTCTGCGGCCGGTGGCTGGACGCGCTGCTCTGGGCGCTCGTCGTCGGCCCCCTCGTGATCAGGGTCTGGACGGTCGAGCCCGGCTTCGTCCGCACCTGCTACGACGGCCTGGGCGTGCACCGCGCGCAGCTGTTCGCCATCGGCATCGCCATCTGGCTGTGGTCGAAGCGCCGACTGGGCGACGGGCGGCTGTTCGCCCTGCTCACCGCCTCCCTGCTGGCGCAGGCGGTGCACAGCGCGGACCTGCCGTCGACCGTCGGCCTCGGCTTCCTGCTGATCGGCGTGTGCGCCGCTGCCGGCGGCCGGGACTGGGACGTCGCGCCGCTCCGCCTGCTGGCTCGCCCGATCAGGTGGTTCGCTGGCATCTCGTACGGCGTCTACCTGGTGCACCAGGAGATCGGTTACGTGGTGATGGCGAAGGTCTCACCCCATGGGGGAGCGTGGGCGCAGCTCGCGGCCTTCACGGCGACGGCCGTCGTCCTCGGGTGGCTGCTCACCGCGCTCGTGGAACGGCCCGCGCACCGCGTCCTGACCGCGAGCCGCCCGACCCGCCCGACCGTGGCCGGGCTGCTGCTCACCGCCCACCTGCACGTCGCTCAGAGCCACTTGGGCAGCGCCGGCGCCTCCCCGGTCAGCCGGGCGCCGCTGTGGCGGCCGGTCAACCACCCCAGCACGTCCGCCGCCGAGCCGCTGACCTCGGACGACGTCCCGCTGTCCGCGGTCAGCGCCCAGCCGCGCTGACGACCGTCCGGGAACACCGCCACCACCCGCACGGCGGGCGCGTCGGCCCGGTCGGCGTACTGGCCGACGACGTCCTCGACGAAGTGCTCCAGCAGCTCCGGCGGCAGGTCCTCGAACCCGACGCCCCGGTCGAGGTCGACCAGGTGGAACCACACCTCGCGCAGCCGCAGCCACGGCACCCGGTGCGCCAGGAACGGCCCGGCCTTCGGGTGCACGACCTCCGCCTCCCACGCGGTGGGCGGCAGGTCGCGGGCGAACGCCGTGAACCGCTGGCACGCCGCGTCGAGGTCGGCCCGCAGCAGCTGCGGCGGCCGGCCCGCGCCCTCGGCGATGTCGGCGTCGCGGTCGGCGGCGCTCGGGTACATCTGGTGCTCGACGCCGGTCTTCGCCCACGTCATCAGGTTCACCAGGGCGTCGGCGTTGCGTGCGAGATGCGTCACCACGTGGCCGCGGCTCCAGCCGGGCAGCAGGCTCGGCCCGCGCAAAGCCGGCAGGTCAAGGGCCGCGACGACCTCGTACAGCGCCTCTGTCGCCCGTTCGACCTCGGCGAGCCCGGCGATCGCGTGCTGCACCGCTGCCGACTGCTCGCGTGGCGCGGGTACGCTCGTCTGGGCGGATCGGACCTGGGCGGCATCGGCGAAGCTCATGGGCACCTCATCCCGGCGTATGCGGCCGAACGGCCTATCACCCCAGCGTAGGGGCGTTCACTACCGTCCGGTAGAGCCGTTGGCGCACGATCGTGCCAGTGCCCCTCACGGATTTGTCGGTGCCCGCCCCTAGCATGGTTGACGCCCTCCCCGACAGGGCTGACGCAGTGGTCCGATACGCTTTTCGAACGCCTGTTCGGGGGATGGTCAAGAACCGAAGGGAACCGTTGTGGCCGACCGGCTTGTCGTTCGCGGGGCGCGCGAGCACAACCTGCGAGGGGTGGACCTCGACCTGCCGAGGGACAGCCTCATCGTGTTCACCGGGCTGTCCGGCTCGGGCAAGTCCAGCCTCGCCTTCGACACGATCTTCGCCGAGGGCCAGCGCCGCTACGTCGAGTCGCTGTCCGCGTACGCGCGCCAGTTCCTCGGCCAGATGGACAAACCGGACGTCGACTTCATCGAGGGCCTGTCGCCCGCCGTGTCGATCGACCAGAAGTCCACCAGCCGCAACCCGCGCTCGACCGTGGGCACCATCACCGAGGTCTACGACTACCTGCGGCTGCTCTACGCGCGCGCCGGCAAGGCGCACTGCCCGACCTGCGGCGAGGCGATCAGCAAGCAGACGCCGCAGCAGATCGTGGACCAGGTGCTGGCGATGGCGGCGGGCACCAAGTTCCAGGTGCTCGCGCCGGTCATCCGCGGCCGCAAGGGCGAGTACCTGGACCTGTTCTCGACCCTGCAGTCGCAGGGCTACTCGCGGGCCAAGGTCGACGGCGTGGTGCACGCGCTGGCCGAGGTGCCGAAGCTGAAGAAGCAGGAGAAGCACCACATCGCGGTGGTGATCGACCGGCTGAGCGTGAAGGCGAGCGCCAAGCAGCGGCTGACCGACTCGGTCGAGACCGCGCTGCGGCTGGCCGACGGCCTGGTCGAGCTGGAGTTCGTGGACGTGCCGGAGGGTGACCCGGGCCGGGTGCGCGGCTTCTCGGAGAACCTGGCCTGCCCGAACGGCCACCCGCTGGCGATCGAGGACCTGGAGCCGCGGTCGTTCTCGTTCAACTCGCCCTACGGCGCGTGCCCGGCCTGCACGGGCATCGGCGTCCGCAAGGAGGTCGACCCGGAGCTGGTGGTGCCGGACGACGAGCTGTCGCTGGCCGAGGGCGCGATCGCGCCGTGGGCGTCCGGTCAGACCGCCGAGTACTTCACCCGGCTGCTGGAATCGCTCGGCCTGGCGATCGGCTTCCGGATGGACACGCCGTGGCGGCAGCTGCCCGCCAAGGTGCAGAAGGCGGTGCTGCACGGCGTCGACGAGCAGGTCAACGTCCGCTACAAGAACCGGTACGGCCGCGAGCGCTCCTACTACGCCAACTTCGAGGGCGTGATCCCGTTCCTGGAGCGGCGGCAGGAGCAGACCGAGTCCGAGTACATGCGGGAGAAGTACGAGGGCTACATGCGGGAGGTGCCGTGCCCCACGTGCCAGGGCACCCGCCTCAAGCCGGAGATCCTGGCCGTCACGCTGCACCACGGGCGCAAGGGCGACAAGTCCATCGCCGAGGTGTGCGCGATGTCGGTGGCCGAGTGCTCGGACTTCCTCGACGGGCTCAAGCTGGGCAAGCGCGAGTCGATGATCGCGGGCGCGGTGCTCAAGGAGATCCAGGCCCGGCTGCACTTCCTGCTCGACGTCGGCCTGAACTACCTGTCGCTGGACCGCGCGTCCGGCACCCTGTCCGGCGGTGAGGCGCAGCGGATCAGGCTGGCCACGCAGATCGGCTCCGGCCTGGTCGGCGTGCTGTACGTGCTGGACGAGCCGTCGATCGGCCTGCACCAGCGCGACAACCACAAGCTGATCGAGACGCTGACCAGGCTGCGCGACCTGGGCAACACGCTGATCGTGGTCGAGCACGACGAGGACACGATCCGCACCTCGGACTGGGTGGTCGACATCGGCCCCGGCGCGGGCGAGCACGGCGGCAAGGTCGTGCACAGCGGCCCGTACCAGGAGCTGCTGAAGAACAAGGAGTCGATCACCGGCGCGTACCTGGCGGGGCGCGAGGAGATCCCGATGCCCGCCGCCCGCCGCAAGGTGGACAAGAAGCGGCAGCTGACCGTGGTCGGCGCGCGGGAGCACAACCTGCGCGGCATCGACGTGTCGTTCCCGCTCGGCTGCCTGGTCTCGGTGACCGGCGTGTCCGGCTCGGGCAAGTCGACGCTGGTCAACGACATCCTGGCGACCGTGCTGGCGAACAAGCTGAACGGCGCGCGGCAGGTGCCGGGCAGGCACACCAGGGTGCGCGGGCTGGACCAGGTCGACAAGCTGGTGCAGGTCGACCAGTCGCCGATCGGCCGGACCCCGCGGTCCAACCCGGCCACCTACACGGGCGTGTTCGACCACATCCGCAAGCTGTTCGCGGCGACCACCGAGGCGAAGGTGCGCGGCTACCAGCCGGGCCGGTTCTCGTTCAACGTCAAGGGCGGGCGCTGCGAGGCGTGCGCGGGCGACGGCACGATCAAGATCGAGATGAACTTCCTGCCGGACGTCTACGTGCCGTGCGAGGTGTGCAAGGGCGCCCGGTACAACCGCGAGACGCTGGAAGTGCACTACAAGGGCAAGACGATCTCCGAAGTCCTCGACATGCCCATCGAGGAGGCGGCGGGGTTCTTCGAGCCGATCAACGCGATCCACCGGCACCTGCGGACGCTGGTCGACGTCGGCCTGGGCTACGTGCGGCTGGGCCAGCCCGCGCCGACCCTGTCCGGCGGTGAGGCGCAGCGGGTGAAGCTGGCGGCCGAGCTGCAGAAGCGGTCGACCGGCAAGACGGTCTACATCCTGGACGAGCCGACCACGGGTCTGCACTTCGAGGACATCCGCAAGCTGCTCGGCGTGATCAACGGCCTGGTGGACAAGGGCAACACGGTGATCGTGATCGAGCACAACCTCGACGTGATCAAGACGTCGGACTGGCTGGTGGACATGGGTCCCGAGGGTGGTTCCGGCGGCGGCACGGTGGTGGCCGAGGGCACGCCGGAGCAGGTGGCGGCGGTCGCGGACAGCTACACCGGGCAGTTCCTGAGCGAGGTGCTGCCGGTCGAGGCGGCGGTCGGCTGACCGGACCGGGTTCCGCGCACCCGGCCGGCCGGGTGCGCGGTCGGCCGGGCACGGCCGGCGCGGGCAAGCGGTCGGCCGGGTGCGCCAACCCCTGGGCACGCCAACCTGGGCGCGCCCGGGGTTGGACCGGTCGGCCGGTGTGCGTGACCATGGTCGACATGCCGCTGAACTCGTACCGCTTCCGCAGCGTCTGGTCGGTGGACAGCTCTCCCGGTCGGGTGTTCGACGTGCTCGCCGACCTGGGCAGCTACCCGGCGTGGTGGCCGGAGGTGCGGCGGGCGCGCCAGGTCGCCGCCGACGCGGCCGAGCTGACGTGCCGCTCCTTCCTGCCCTACGACCTGGTGTTCCAGGCGTGGCACAACGCCAAGGAGCCGGCGGCGGGGTTGTTGCGCGCCGACCTGGTCGGCGACCTGGACGGCACGGCGAGCTGGCGGATCTTCCCGGAGGGCTCGGGCGCGCGGCTGGTGTACGACCAGGAGGTGGTGGTGCGCAAGCCGCTGCTGCGCCGCCTGGCGCTCGTGGGCCGACCGCTGCTGGAGGTCAACCACGAGCTGATGATGCGCAGCGGCAGGCGGGGCCTGCGCACCTACCTGGCCGGGTTCCGGGCCGCGCTGGACGGCTAGCCGCACGTCCGGCGAGCCGTCAGACGACGAGGCTGAGCAGCGCGGCCACCGCGAAGCCGACCACGGACAGGATGGTCTCCAGCGCGGTCCACGTCTGGAGGGTTTCCTTCACCGACAGGCCGAAGTAGCGGGACACGATCCAGAACCCGCCGTCGTTGACGTGCGAGGCGATGATCGAGCCCGCCGCGATGGACATGACGAGCAGGGCCAGCTGCGGCTGCGAGTAGCTCAGGTCCGCGACGACGGGCGCGACGATGCCGGTCGTGGTCACGATCGCGACCGTGGCCGAGCCCTGGGCGATGCGCAGGCCGCAGCTGATCACGTACGACAGCGCAATCACCGGCAGGCCGAGGTCGGCCAGCGACGTGGCGAGCACCTTGCCGACGCCGGTCGCGGCCAGCACCGCGCCGAAGAACCCGCCCGCGCCGACCACCAGCAGGATCATCGCCACGGGTCGCAGCGACGCGCCGGACAGGTCGGTCACCTGCTCGCGGGTCATGCCGCGGCGGAAGCCGAGGAGCCAGAACGCCAGCAGCACGGCGATCGTCAACGCGACCGCGGGCGTGCCGAAGAACGTGAACACGCCCAGCGCGGTGGAACCCTTGGGCAGCAGGACGCTGCCGAACGTGCCCGCCAGGATCAGCACCAGCGGCACCGCGATGATGCCCAGCACCAGCGACAGCGGCGGTTCGCCCTTGGTCTGCTCGCCGCGCGCCGCCTCCGCCGCGGCCAGCATCTCCTCCGGCACCGGCACGTGCAGCCGCTTGCCGATCCACGCCGAGAACAGCACGCCGCCGATGAACCACGCCGGGATCGCCACGGCGAGCGCCATGATGATGATCCAGCCCAGTTCGACGCCGAGCAGCCCGGCCGCCGCGACGGGCCCGGGGTGCGGCGGCATGAACGCGTGCATCACCGACAGCCCGGCCAGCAGCGGCATCGCGTACAGCACCACGGACCGGCCGCTGCGCTTGGCGGCCACGTACACCAGGGGTGCGAGCACGAAGATGCCGATGTCGAAGAACACCGGCACGCCGAAGGTCAACCCGGCCAGGCCCATGGCCAGCGGGGCGCGCTTCTCGCCGAACGCCCGCAGCAGCGACCGGGTCAGCACCTCGGCGCCGCCGGAGGCTTCGAGGATGGAGCCGAGCAGGGTGCCCAGGCCGATGATCGCGGCGACGTGGCCGAGGATGCCGCCGAAGCCCTTCTCCACCAACGACTCCGACGCCTTCTGCGCCGAGCCGACCAGCGTCTCCACCGGCAGCCCGGCGGCCAGGGCGACCAGCAGGCCGACGACGAGCAGCGCGATGAACGGCTCGACCTTCCACCTGATGATCAGCGCCAGCAGCAGGGCGATGCTGAGCGCGGACAGCGTCAGCAGGCCGCCGGTGGTGTGCTGCAGCCAGTCGATCACGTGCGGCTCCGGGGGTTGCGCAGGGAACGTCCGGGCAGGGCGTCGGTCCGCGCGCCGTCGTCGAGCACGGGGACGCCGTTGACCAGGACGTGGCTGATGCCCGCGGCGGCCTGCCGGGGCTGGTCGAAGGTGGCGGTGTCGGCGACGGTGTCGGGGTCGAACAGCACGAGGTCGGCGGCCCACCCCTCCCGCACCAGCCCGCGGTCGGTCAGCCGCAGCCGCCGCGCGGCGCGTCCGGTGAGGTGGGCGACGCACTCCTCCAGGCCGAGCACGCCGAGGTCGCGCACGTAGCGGGCGAGGTAGCGGGGGAAGGTGCCCCAGGCGCGGGGGTGGGGGCGGTCGCCGACCAGCAGCCCGTCGCTGCCGCCGGTGTGCGCGGGGTGCCGCATGATCGCCTGGACGTTGTCCTCGTGGCCGACGTGCATCAGGCACGAGGCGCCCAGCCGCTCGGAGAGCAGCACGTCGAAGTACAGCTCGGCGGGCGGCCGCCCGGCCCGGCGGGCGGACGCGGCGATCGAGGAGCCGACCAGGTGCGCGTTCCCGGCCTCGCGCACGCCGTTGACCTCGATGGCGTCCCAGTCGACCGGCACGCCGTGGCAGCCGTCGGAGCCGGTGTCCTCGACCTCGGCCCGGATGCGCTCGCGGGCGCCGGGGTCGGCGAGCCGGGCCAGGGTGGCCTCCGGTCCGCCCTCGCCCGCCCAGCTGGGCAGCAGCGCGGACAGGTACGTCGCGCCGGGCAGGTACGGGTAGGTGTCGAGGGTGATGTCCGCGCCGTCGGCGATGGCCCGGTCGAGCAGGTCCAGCAGCTCGCCCGCCCGTCCCCGGTTGACGTCGAAGTTCATCGTGGCGTGCGCCAGGTGCAGGGGGCAGCCCGCGTCCCGCGACACCCGCACCACCTCGGCGTACGCCTCCAGCGCGCCCGCGCCGTAGCTGCGGTGGTGCGGGCTGTAGAACCCGCCCAGCTCGCCGACGACGCGGCACAGCTCGGTCAGCTCGGCGGTGTCGGCGTACATGCCGGGGGTGTAGGTGAGGCCGGACGACATGCCCATCGCGCCCTCGCGCAGCGACCGCGCCAGCACCTCGCGCATCCGGTCCAGCTCGGCGGCGGTGGCGGGCCGGTCGTCGTAGCCGACGCACAGCACCCGCAGCGTGCCCTGGGGCACGAGGTAGGCGGCGTTGACCGCGATGCCCCGGTCGAGGCGGTCCAGGTACTCGCCGACCGTGCGCCAGCTCCAGTCGAACCCGGGCGGGTCGTCGTTCCAGCCGGCGAGCTGGGCGCGCATCGCGGTGAGCGCGTCGTCGTCCACGGGCGCGTAGGACAGCCCGTCCTGGCCCAGGACCTCGGTGGTGACGCCCTGGGACACCTTGGCCAGGTGGTCGGGGTTGACCAGCAGCTGGAGGTCGGAGTGGGAGTGCATGTCGATGAACCCGGGCGCGAGCACCCGGCCGTCGGCATCGACGACCCGCCTGCCGTCGAGCCGGTCGCCGATCGCGGCGATCCGGCCGTCCCGCACCCCGACGTCGGCCGCGCGGGCGGGCGCGCCGGTGCCGTCCACGACCCGCGCGCCCCTGAAGACGATGTCCACGTCGCCGTTCCCCTCAGAAGTAGGTGCGCACGAGGTCGACCACGGTGGCGCCCTCGACCACCGGGATCAGCGGCCACTTGTCGAACACCGTGCAGGGGTGGGACAGGCCGAGGCCGACCCACTCGCCGACCTCGACGTCGTCGCCGGACAGCCGCACGAACGCGTGCTGGTCGTTGAGCGCGGTGACCTCGGCGCGCAGCGGCCGCTCGACGCCGTCCCGGCCGCGGACGACCTGCGGCTCGGGCAGGCCCTCGTCGAACGACGCGTCCCGCTTGCCCAGCGTCAGCAGCGCCAGGTCGGGCTGCGGCTTGGAGGTGACCTGCGCCCACGCGCGCAGGGCGCTGCGGAACGGCTCGGCGCCGGGCGTGCGGCCCAGCGGCGAGATGCCGCGGTAGAACCCGTCGTCGTGGGTGACGTACGCGCCGCTGCGCAGCACCGGCCGCACCGGGAACGGCCACGCCGCGGTCAGCTTCGCGGCCACCTGGTCGAAGTACGCGCTGCCGCCCGCGGTGACGATCGGCTCGTCCACCTCGAACAGCTCCCGCAGCCCGATCGCCAGCTCCCGCAGCGAGTCCAGGTAGCCGTCCACGACGGACCGCGCCTCGGCCGACGCGTCGTGCGCCAGCGCCCCCTCGTACCCGCCGACGCCGGTCAGCCGCAGCGCGGGGCTCGCGGCGGCGGCACGGGCCACCTCCAGCGCCGTGGCCTGGTCGCGCGCGCCGGTCCGGCCACCCCGCGCGCCCAGCTCCACCAGCACGTCCACCGGCCGGTCGACCTCGCCCAACGCCTCGGTCATCCGCGCCACGCCCGCGACGGAATCCACCCAACAGGTGAACTCGAACGTGTCGTCGGCGGCCAGCTCCCGGGCCAGCCACCGCAGCCCGGCCGGGTCGACCAGCTGGTTGGCCAGCAGCACCCGCCGCACCCCGAACGCCCGGTAGACGCGCAGCTGGCTGGTGTTGGCCGCGGTGATGCCCCACGCGCCGTGCGCCAACTGGCGGGCGAACAGCTGCGGGGCCATGGTCGTCTTGCCGTGCGGCGCGAGCAGCACGCCGCGGTCGGCGCACCAGCGGGCCATGGTGGCCAGGTTGTGCTCCAGCGCGGCGGCGTCCAGCACGACCAGCGGTCCGACGAAGCCGTCGGCGAACAGGTCGAGCCGCCGCCCGGCCACGTCGCCGACCGTCGCGCCGAACACGTCGGCGGGCAGGCCCTTGAACCTCCAGTCGACCCGTTCGGCGCGGATGGCGGCCAGTGCGTCGAGATCCACGGCTGTCGCTCCTCACGTTGCATGGTACGCAACGGCTATTGCGCGATGTGATGCTTGAGTGTGTAACATTCGCTCGCCTGCCCGTCAATCGCCGATGCGTTCAAGGAGTCCGGATGCGGTTCGACCTGCCGGGCGACGTGGTGTGCCTGGGCGAGACCATGGCCGTCCTGGTGCCCGCCGAACCCGGCCCGGTGCGCGCCGCGCGCACGTGGACGCGGGCGATCGGCGGCGCCGAGTCCAACGTGGCCGTCCACCTGGCCCGGCTGGGGGCGCGCAGCCGCTGGGTGAGCGCCGTCGGCGACGACGCGTTCGGCGGCGCGGTGCTCGACGCGGTGGGCGGCGCGGGCGTCGACGTCACCGACGTCCTGGTCGACCCGGACCGGCCCACCGGCCTCTACGTCAAGGAGGCCGACGCGGGCGGCAGCCCGGTGCGGTACTACCGGCGCGGCTCGGCGGCGTCCGCGATGGGCCCCGACGCGTTCCACCGGCTGCGGTTGGACGACGTGGCGCTGGTGCACGTCAGCGGCATCACCGCGGCCCTGTCGGACAGCTGCCTGGCGCTGCTGCGCGCCGTGCTGCGCCGACCCCGGGCCGTCCGCGTCTCGTTCGACCTCAACTGGCGGCCCGCCCTGTGGCACGACCGCGACCCGTCGGTGCTGCGCGACCTGGCCGACGCGGCGGACGTCGTGCTGGCCGGCTCCGACGAGGCGCGGGCGGTGTGGGGCACGGGCGACCCGGCCGAGCTGCGGGCGCTGCTGCCCGGTCCGACGACGCTGGTGGTCAAGCACGGCGAACGCGGCGCGACCACCGTCGAGGACGGCGGCACGACGTTCCAGCCCGGCCTGCGGGTGGACGTCGTCGAGCCCGTCGGCGCGGGCGACGCGTTCGCCGCCGGCTACCTCGCCGCGCACCTCGCGGGCGAGCCACCGGCCCGCCGACTGCGCGCCGGGCACCTCCAAGCCGCCTCGGCCCTGCTCACCAGGGAGGATGTCGGCGAGTCGCTGCCGCCCGCGGTGACCGCGCCACTGCTGGACGCCGATTCCCGCACGTGGGCCGCCGCACACCTGAGGAGACGTCGATGAGCCAAAGCCTGGACCGGGCGCTGACCCTGGTCGGCGAGCTGGCCACCGGACCGAAGACGCTGGACGAGCTGTCCGGCGTCATCGAGGTGCACAAGTCGACCGCCATGAGGCTCCTGCGCACCCTGGAGTCGCACCGGTTCGTGCAGCGCGAGGGCGTGCACCACTACCGGCTCGGCACCGCGCTGTTCGACCTCGCCAACCGGGCGCTGGAGGAGCGGGACGTGCGGCGCAGCGCCGAGAACGCCCTGCGCGAGCTCAACGCCCGCACCGGCTACACCGTGCACCTCGCGTCCTACGAGGACGGCGAGGTCATCTACATCGACAAGTACGACAGCACCCACCCCATGCGGATGTACTCCCGCATCGGCCGGCGCGCCCCGCTGCACTGCACCGCCGTCGCCAAGGTGCTGCTGTCGGACCTGCCCGAGCCGCGCCGCCGCGAGGTCGCCCGCGCCATCGACTACGCGCCGCTCACCGCGAACACCATCACCACGCCCGAGGCGTACCTGGCCGAGCTGGACCGCGTCCGCACCGCCGGCTACGCCGTGGACAACGCCGAGCACGAAGACTTCATCCACTGCGTCGCCGCGCCCGTCCGGGGCGCGCGCGGCGAGGTCGTCGCCGCCGTGTCGATGTCGGTGCCCAAGGTGCTGCTCGACTTCGACGGCCTCCTCGGCCACCTGCCCGACCTGCTCGCGACCGCGCGAGCGGCCTCCGTCGAGTGCGGCTGGTCGCCGCGCGACTGACGGACCACCAGAGAGGAAACGCACAGCACATGTCGAAGACCGAGATCAGGACCGCCGACGCGCCCACCCCGGTGGCCGCGTTCTCCCAGGGCGTCCGCAAGGGCCCGGTGCTCCAGGTGGCGGGCCAGGTCGCGTTCGACCCGGCCACCGGCGCCGTCGTGGGCGACACCGTGGCCGAGCAGACCCGCCAAGCCCTGCGCAACGTCGTCGCCGTGCTCGCGGCGGGCGGCGCGTCCCTGGCCGACGTGGTGATGCTCCGCGTCTACCTCACCGACACCGCGCACTTCGCCGAGATGAACGCCGCCTACGGCGAGTTCGTCACCGAGGAGCCGTTCCCGGCCCGCACCACCGTCTACGTCGGGCTGCCGGCCGGGCTGCTG
This genomic window from Saccharothrix sp. HUAS TT1 contains:
- a CDS encoding MBL fold metallo-hydrolase; amino-acid sequence: MDVLEDYTGHVSPGGPAARRTLDALTITKVSVGPMDNNAYLLVCRATNEGLLIDAAADPERLSDVVGHSVHRPRLKTVVTTHQHADHWGALGAVAGANGSNTIAHAADAHVLPIPPDVFVEHGDAVHVGEVPLTVVHLRGHTPGSIALLYRDPTGHPHLFTGDSLFPGGPGRTTSPEDFKSLMDDLEARVFGELPDDTWFYPGHGDDSTLGAERPKLGEWRSRGW
- a CDS encoding maleylpyruvate isomerase family mycothiol-dependent enzyme, whose product is MSFADAAQVRSAQTSVPAPREQSAAVQHAIAGLAEVERATEALYEVVAALDLPALRGPSLLPGWSRGHVVTHLARNADALVNLMTWAKTGVEHQMYPSAADRDADIAEGAGRPPQLLRADLDAACQRFTAFARDLPPTAWEAEVVHPKAGPFLAHRVPWLRLREVWFHLVDLDRGVGFEDLPPELLEHFVEDVVGQYADRADAPAVRVVAVFPDGRQRGWALTADSGTSSEVSGSAADVLGWLTGRHSGARLTGEAPALPKWL
- the uvrA gene encoding excinuclease ABC subunit UvrA codes for the protein MADRLVVRGAREHNLRGVDLDLPRDSLIVFTGLSGSGKSSLAFDTIFAEGQRRYVESLSAYARQFLGQMDKPDVDFIEGLSPAVSIDQKSTSRNPRSTVGTITEVYDYLRLLYARAGKAHCPTCGEAISKQTPQQIVDQVLAMAAGTKFQVLAPVIRGRKGEYLDLFSTLQSQGYSRAKVDGVVHALAEVPKLKKQEKHHIAVVIDRLSVKASAKQRLTDSVETALRLADGLVELEFVDVPEGDPGRVRGFSENLACPNGHPLAIEDLEPRSFSFNSPYGACPACTGIGVRKEVDPELVVPDDELSLAEGAIAPWASGQTAEYFTRLLESLGLAIGFRMDTPWRQLPAKVQKAVLHGVDEQVNVRYKNRYGRERSYYANFEGVIPFLERRQEQTESEYMREKYEGYMREVPCPTCQGTRLKPEILAVTLHHGRKGDKSIAEVCAMSVAECSDFLDGLKLGKRESMIAGAVLKEIQARLHFLLDVGLNYLSLDRASGTLSGGEAQRIRLATQIGSGLVGVLYVLDEPSIGLHQRDNHKLIETLTRLRDLGNTLIVVEHDEDTIRTSDWVVDIGPGAGEHGGKVVHSGPYQELLKNKESITGAYLAGREEIPMPAARRKVDKKRQLTVVGAREHNLRGIDVSFPLGCLVSVTGVSGSGKSTLVNDILATVLANKLNGARQVPGRHTRVRGLDQVDKLVQVDQSPIGRTPRSNPATYTGVFDHIRKLFAATTEAKVRGYQPGRFSFNVKGGRCEACAGDGTIKIEMNFLPDVYVPCEVCKGARYNRETLEVHYKGKTISEVLDMPIEEAAGFFEPINAIHRHLRTLVDVGLGYVRLGQPAPTLSGGEAQRVKLAAELQKRSTGKTVYILDEPTTGLHFEDIRKLLGVINGLVDKGNTVIVIEHNLDVIKTSDWLVDMGPEGGSGGGTVVAEGTPEQVAAVADSYTGQFLSEVLPVEAAVG
- a CDS encoding SRPBCC family protein; this encodes MPLNSYRFRSVWSVDSSPGRVFDVLADLGSYPAWWPEVRRARQVAADAAELTCRSFLPYDLVFQAWHNAKEPAAGLLRADLVGDLDGTASWRIFPEGSGARLVYDQEVVVRKPLLRRLALVGRPLLEVNHELMMRSGRRGLRTYLAGFRAALDG
- a CDS encoding GntP family permease; translation: MIDWLQHTTGGLLTLSALSIALLLALIIRWKVEPFIALLVVGLLVALAAGLPVETLVGSAQKASESLVEKGFGGILGHVAAIIGLGTLLGSILEASGGAEVLTRSLLRAFGEKRAPLAMGLAGLTFGVPVFFDIGIFVLAPLVYVAAKRSGRSVVLYAMPLLAGLSVMHAFMPPHPGPVAAAGLLGVELGWIIIMALAVAIPAWFIGGVLFSAWIGKRLHVPVPEEMLAAAEAARGEQTKGEPPLSLVLGIIAVPLVLILAGTFGSVLLPKGSTALGVFTFFGTPAVALTIAVLLAFWLLGFRRGMTREQVTDLSGASLRPVAMILLVVGAGGFFGAVLAATGVGKVLATSLADLGLPVIALSYVISCGLRIAQGSATVAIVTTTGIVAPVVADLSYSQPQLALLVMSIAAGSIIASHVNDGGFWIVSRYFGLSVKETLQTWTALETILSVVGFAVAALLSLVV
- a CDS encoding amidohydrolase family protein, producing the protein MDIVFRGARVVDGTGAPARAADVGVRDGRIAAIGDRLDGRRVVDADGRVLAPGFIDMHSHSDLQLLVNPDHLAKVSQGVTTEVLGQDGLSYAPVDDDALTAMRAQLAGWNDDPPGFDWSWRTVGEYLDRLDRGIAVNAAYLVPQGTLRVLCVGYDDRPATAAELDRMREVLARSLREGAMGMSSGLTYTPGMYADTAELTELCRVVGELGGFYSPHHRSYGAGALEAYAEVVRVSRDAGCPLHLAHATMNFDVNRGRAGELLDLLDRAIADGADITLDTYPYLPGATYLSALLPSWAGEGGPEATLARLADPGARERIRAEVEDTGSDGCHGVPVDWDAIEVNGVREAGNAHLVGSSIAASARRAGRPPAELYFDVLLSERLGASCLMHVGHEDNVQAIMRHPAHTGGSDGLLVGDRPHPRAWGTFPRYLARYVRDLGVLGLEECVAHLTGRAARRLRLTDRGLVREGWAADLVLFDPDTVADTATFDQPRQAAAGISHVLVNGVPVLDDGARTDALPGRSLRNPRSRT